The window TGGGTGGCTACCGGGGTGAACCGAAAACTCCCCGGGCGGATCTCTCATCCGCTGGTCCTCTACACCTTCGTGGCGCACTGGCTGTCCCTATTATTCCAAACTCTCTCCCTCTCTTTGACATCGCTTCCATATTTCCTTCACATAATCGTCGTCCGGAGTGTCTCGGATCGCGCGGTCGGCAGACTCGCGTGCAGCAGACTCTTGGCCCAAGGCCAAGAGACAATCAGCAATGGCGGCACGCGGTATTCCTTTTGGTTCATAGCCAAGTTCCAGAGCCGCCTCGTATTTGCCAATTGCTGTCTCGACTCGATTGAGCTCATGGTACAGCAGCCCCACCTCGTAGGCGTCGCTGCTTGAGGACTGGAGTCTTTCAGCTTCTTCCGCCCTGCGCAAAGCTTCGTCGCGGTCACCGGACCTGAGCGTCTCAAGGCCGAAGTATGCATGGGCACGACAGTTGTCGGGTGACTCCTGTACAATACGTTTCCAGACATCCAGCGCGCGCGGGTCTTTCACAAAAGACAATGCCCAAGCGAAATTGCTCAGATACGGCAGGCTTGGTGAGGTTGTCGCGCTTCTCTCAAAGTACTCCAGTGCCTGCTGCTCGTTACCCACTGCCCACAACGCCTCGCCTCGCTTGGTAAGATAGTAAGCATCCTCCGAGCAACCAAGCTGGCGGGCCTTGTCCAAAAGCTCCAGCGCTCGATGGCCATCATGAGTCACCCGGAGTTCCAGATCAGCCCAGACCAAATACAAGTCCCCTTCCTCCGACCACCATCCTTTCTTGGCCATGATCGCGCACGTCACTTCATAAGGCAACTTGTATTCACCTGCATCATAGGCGCGAAGGACCTCCTTGGAACGCCAAGCCTTCTCTACCTTGGGACGGAGCGAATAGAACACTCTTCTGAACAACCCGCTGGTCATCGGCCATGTACCTTTCACATTGCCACCTCCAATGCGTAACAACTTACCCGAAATACTCTCCGGTAGCAAGGCTCATGGCGACCTGCCCTACAGATGGTGGGCGGGATTACCAGTTCCATAGTGCGACCCGGAAACTGCGCTCTCTGGAGTGAAAACATTGCCTACCCAAAAAGAAGTGGTCTGTCGCGTTTCGAAGCGCCCACACGGCATTGCTGGCCATCATGAGGACTCTTGTGACCCGACACATGCTATGTCACGCAGCGTCTCAGACGCTATTCCGCGTCCTCCAACCGCACAAATCAGACACTTTCGTTGGCTTGGTCTAAAGACGCGCAGCTCCACACACAGCTCTGACCACAACCCTCCTCTGATGCACAACACTCACCGGACGGACAGGAGATCAAATCTCCTGGCGCGCAGGGTCTTCCGGCTGTGATGGCACGTAACCAGGAAGCAAGAACTCGGGAATCACGACAATTGGGGGCATCAGCGCCCGCTTCCGTGCACCATGAGCGAGCGCGGCGATGAGTTTTCCCCAGAGTCCCTTGGGCTCATCGGGCTTCACCCCGGGGATATCTCCGAGACCATCTTCAACCACCTTTTCCCATAGTTGTTCCTTGTCAGGAGGCAGCGGTGTGGGCCAGGGCATTGGCCCCATTGGGCCACCGCCCGCAACCAGCGAGCCGGTAGCCCCGCCCGCCTCTGGATCGCCCGACTCTTCAAGC of the Anaerobaca lacustris genome contains:
- a CDS encoding tetratricopeptide repeat protein, with amino-acid sequence MTSGLFRRVFYSLRPKVEKAWRSKEVLRAYDAGEYKLPYEVTCAIMAKKGWWSEEGDLYLVWADLELRVTHDGHRALELLDKARQLGCSEDAYYLTKRGEALWAVGNEQQALEYFERSATTSPSLPYLSNFAWALSFVKDPRALDVWKRIVQESPDNCRAHAYFGLETLRSGDRDEALRRAEEAERLQSSSSDAYEVGLLYHELNRVETAIGKYEAALELGYEPKGIPRAAIADCLLALGQESAARESADRAIRDTPDDDYVKEIWKRCQREGESLE